In Silvanigrella paludirubra, the following are encoded in one genomic region:
- a CDS encoding group I truncated hemoglobin gives MNSIYQEIGGEAAVDAAVAIFYKKILKDKRINNFFKDIDMKQQIAKQKSFLTMLFGGPSEYTGKDLRAGHSHLVKRGLNSDHFEAVIEHLTSTLEDLKVPNKIIEQIITTASSAKNDVLGI, from the coding sequence ATGAATAGCATTTATCAAGAGATTGGCGGCGAAGCCGCTGTTGATGCCGCAGTCGCGATTTTTTATAAAAAAATATTAAAAGACAAAAGAATTAATAATTTTTTTAAAGATATAGATATGAAACAGCAAATTGCAAAACAAAAAAGTTTTTTAACTATGCTATTTGGGGGCCCAAGCGAATATACTGGAAAAGACCTTAGAGCCGGACATTCTCATTTAGTAAAAAGAGGATTAAACTCAGATCACTTTGAAGCTGTGATTGAGCATCTAACAAGTACACTAGAAGATTTAAAAGTACCAAATAAAATAATAGAACAAATTATTACAACAGCCTCCTCTGCTAAAAATGACGTTTTAGGAATATAA
- a CDS encoding FAD-binding oxidoreductase yields MITVEYNNKKYLVNNNDSVLKTLLKNESFIPYSCQNGICQSCIMKVVEGNIPKESQKGLSENQIEENNFLPCICKPKENIKIDSTSSHSKIYDAEIKNIIKKTEDIIILTITCADPLNYKPGQFINLINDKNISRSYSLASHPEVSTDLELHIKLCSHGIMTNWIFNELKITDKLKIAGPNGYCYYTQKCKQKPLLLISVGTGLSPILGILKEALFQKHENEIHLIHGSYRSSGLYLFEEIKDIQKKNNHLTFYPCAIEIDDHNQEVQKESIQTLIENKFPDLSNWEIFICGSEEFVKKMEQQCFLQDAELDSIHSDAFVENKKRDSDF; encoded by the coding sequence ATGATTACAGTAGAATATAATAATAAAAAATATTTGGTAAATAATAATGATAGCGTTTTAAAAACTTTATTAAAAAATGAGAGTTTCATTCCTTATTCTTGCCAAAACGGAATTTGCCAAAGCTGCATTATGAAAGTGGTAGAAGGAAATATACCAAAAGAAAGTCAAAAAGGATTATCCGAAAATCAAATAGAAGAAAATAATTTCTTACCTTGTATTTGTAAACCAAAAGAAAATATAAAAATTGATTCCACTTCAAGTCATTCTAAAATTTACGACGCCGAAATAAAAAATATTATAAAAAAAACAGAAGATATTATAATATTAACGATTACATGCGCTGACCCTTTAAATTATAAACCAGGACAATTTATTAATCTAATTAACGATAAAAATATATCAAGAAGTTATTCTTTAGCAAGCCATCCAGAAGTATCCACTGATTTAGAACTTCATATCAAATTATGTTCTCATGGTATTATGACAAATTGGATTTTTAATGAATTAAAAATAACAGATAAACTTAAAATAGCTGGACCAAATGGCTATTGTTATTATACCCAAAAATGCAAACAAAAACCTTTATTACTTATTAGTGTGGGAACAGGACTATCTCCTATTTTAGGTATTTTAAAAGAAGCTCTTTTTCAAAAACACGAAAACGAAATTCATTTGATTCATGGTTCATATCGTTCTTCGGGGTTATATTTATTTGAAGAAATAAAAGATATTCAAAAGAAAAATAATCATTTAACTTTTTATCCATGCGCAATTGAAATTGACGATCATAATCAAGAAGTACAAAAAGAATCCATCCAAACTCTAATTGAAAATAAATTTCCCGATTTATCAAATTGGGAAATTTTTATTTGTGGAAGTGAAGAATTTGTTAAAAAAATGGAACAACAATGTTTTTTACAAGATGCGGAATTAGATTCAATTCATTCCGATGCCTTTGTAGAAAATAAAAAAAGAGATTCAGATTTTTAA
- a CDS encoding type 1 glutamine amidotransferase domain-containing protein: MSKRILMVLTSHEDMGLSGKKTGNWFDEVATPYYLFKQAGHEVVLASPKGGSAPIDPFSYDEMFMTENTHKFLKDPAAMRDLSNTSVLRNINYRSFDAAFFPGGYGQLWDLANDSFALQMIQDLIYTNKHVALICHAPAILRDVKKPNGEPLVKGMNVTGFSNSEDDELSLSRHLLFQLETALKEKGANYQRSEKNWVPKVVVDGYLITGQNPATSPFIAKTLIEQLAKV; this comes from the coding sequence ATGTCTAAGAGAATTTTAATGGTTTTAACTTCACACGAAGATATGGGCTTAAGCGGTAAAAAAACAGGTAACTGGTTTGATGAAGTGGCAACACCTTATTATCTATTTAAGCAAGCTGGTCATGAAGTTGTTCTTGCATCACCAAAAGGTGGATCTGCGCCTATCGATCCGTTTAGTTATGATGAGATGTTTATGACAGAAAACACTCACAAGTTTCTAAAAGATCCTGCAGCAATGCGTGATTTATCAAACACATCTGTGTTACGTAATATCAATTACCGCTCTTTTGATGCTGCGTTTTTCCCAGGTGGATACGGACAACTATGGGACTTAGCAAATGACTCTTTTGCATTGCAAATGATTCAAGATCTTATTTACACAAATAAACATGTTGCGTTAATTTGTCATGCTCCTGCTATTCTTCGTGATGTTAAAAAACCAAATGGTGAGCCTCTTGTTAAGGGAATGAATGTTACAGGGTTTTCAAACTCTGAAGATGATGAACTCAGCTTATCTAGACATTTATTATTCCAATTAGAGACTGCATTAAAAGAAAAAGGTGCAAATTACCAACGTTCTGAAAAGAATTGGGTTCCAAAAGTAGTTGTAGATGGTTACTTAATTACAGGACAAAATCCTGCGACATCTCCATTTATTGCTAAGACACTAATTGAGCAACTTGCAAAAGTTTAA
- a CDS encoding TetR/AcrR family transcriptional regulator, giving the protein MKRLDELSPVAHRILDAAEQLIQQNGYNGFSYDDISRQVGLKKPSIHHHFQTKSGLVSMVVERYSFRFKNLLEEIDLKNLSAVDKLNGYIKLFSKTYDTNRRLCVCGMLGAESDILPQEIVIAVGQFFELNQNWLAKIIEFGVKSKEFKLNLNPSKEALYLLSSLEGAMVVGRGVGSDDTLRDVAQTAFKSIVSV; this is encoded by the coding sequence ATGAAAAGGCTTGACGAGTTATCACCTGTAGCGCACCGCATCTTAGATGCCGCAGAACAGTTGATACAGCAAAACGGATACAACGGTTTTTCTTACGACGATATTTCTCGTCAAGTAGGGTTAAAAAAGCCAAGTATTCACCATCATTTTCAAACTAAATCAGGTTTGGTTTCGATGGTTGTTGAGCGTTACAGTTTTCGATTTAAAAACTTGTTGGAAGAAATAGATTTAAAAAACCTTTCAGCTGTTGACAAACTAAATGGTTATATCAAACTTTTTAGTAAAACGTATGATACAAATCGCAGGTTGTGTGTTTGTGGAATGCTCGGTGCTGAGTCTGATATTTTGCCTCAAGAAATTGTGATTGCTGTTGGTCAATTTTTCGAATTAAATCAAAATTGGTTAGCAAAAATTATAGAATTTGGGGTCAAGTCAAAGGAGTTTAAATTAAATTTAAATCCATCCAAAGAAGCTCTTTATCTTCTTTCATCCCTGGAAGGGGCAATGGTTGTAGGGAGAGGCGTTGGTTCCGATGACACCTTAAGGGATGTTGCTCAAACGGCTTTTAAGTCTATTGTTTCAGTTTAA
- a CDS encoding COG2958 family protein, with amino-acid sequence MTLEEAYSGLKIAQKTYDFLKQHSDNKYTANEIANWIFNNYPIECKKKQKRSTAQAIPLNDDKDLINQIAAEIAAKRPRLQNQHPQIKTTEGRPKKYYYTEQSDAVEIIKAEENSFKSEETQNENQLSEKDLYPILSEYLWSELEIYSKRINEKCSKNSRGPNGNKWLYPDVVGMQDLTQGWLREVKDCVKVYSDKETKLWSFEVKILLNRSNVRESFFQTVSNSGWANFSYLVASEIEEKTLLELRMLSSLHGIGVIKLDTEMPSESQILIPAKERPDVDWSSANRIADENSDFLEYIKLIKQAYQTGEVRRKDWDH; translated from the coding sequence ATGACTCTGGAAGAAGCATATTCTGGGCTCAAAATTGCTCAAAAAACTTATGACTTTTTAAAACAGCACTCAGACAATAAATATACTGCAAATGAAATTGCAAATTGGATTTTTAATAATTATCCTATTGAATGCAAAAAAAAACAAAAAAGATCTACAGCTCAAGCTATTCCTTTAAATGATGATAAGGATCTTATTAATCAAATTGCGGCCGAGATTGCAGCTAAACGGCCACGCTTACAAAATCAGCATCCTCAAATTAAGACAACCGAAGGTCGGCCAAAAAAATATTACTATACGGAACAAAGCGATGCTGTTGAAATTATAAAAGCAGAAGAAAATTCATTTAAAAGTGAAGAAACTCAAAATGAAAATCAATTAAGTGAAAAAGATCTTTACCCTATTTTATCTGAATATTTGTGGTCAGAACTAGAGATATATAGCAAAAGAATTAATGAAAAATGTTCAAAAAATTCTCGAGGACCAAATGGGAACAAGTGGCTTTACCCCGATGTTGTTGGCATGCAAGACTTAACACAAGGCTGGCTTCGTGAAGTTAAGGACTGTGTCAAAGTTTATTCGGATAAAGAAACAAAATTGTGGTCTTTTGAAGTTAAAATTCTTTTGAACCGATCAAATGTTCGTGAATCTTTTTTTCAAACTGTAAGCAATTCTGGGTGGGCTAATTTTAGTTATTTAGTTGCGTCAGAAATAGAAGAAAAAACCCTATTAGAATTGCGAATGTTATCTAGTTTGCATGGGATTGGAGTGATTAAGCTTGATACAGAAATGCCCTCGGAAAGCCAAATTTTAATTCCTGCAAAAGAACGACCCGATGTTGATTGGAGTAGTGCTAATAGAATAGCCGACGAAAATAGTGATTTTTTAGAATATATAAAATTAATTAAGCAAGCATATCAAACTGGAGAAGTGAGAAGAAAAGATTGGGATCATTGA